Proteins from a genomic interval of Micromonospora sp. NBC_00389:
- a CDS encoding M28 family peptidase yields the protein MGAPPTPVTKGRPARTGPDVPLADRALARPRRRLAAAVAALVALVAVGAGGLLDLRTPAPRSADAPVDAFSASRAYEDVQVIAARSHVAGSPANDQVRAHIEQQLRGLGLETEVQDTVAPEAGQLSGAAGGATLARVRNVVARLPGTDPTGRVFLVAHYDSVQTGPGGNDDAAGTSAILEVARALAAGPRPRNDIVFVLTDAEEACLCGASAFAASHPLAADGGVVLNLEARGSTGPVIMFETSRNNAKLVDVFGRAAPHPVGTSFAVEIYRALPNDTDFTAFLDRKFVGLNSAYIDGGAIYHTPLDTPASMDRGSLQQHGDNALGLAREFGRTDLTDLRSGNDATYFPVPGGLVRYPGWLTLPLALLAVLAVAALGWLTRRQGRASTGRLAAGFGLALVPIVAAPLAAQLLWMAITAIRPGYAELLDPYRPIWFRLAVLALAAAILFTWYALTRRRIGPAALAVGGLAWLALLGVLLAVAVPGGAYLTTLPALAGALGGLVALRTRQTGTWPVVAVTAASAVGVVILLPTVVLLFPALGMAMGGVAALVAVLLGLAALPVVDLLHPQAGGQRGMRALRARRLAVLPAGAAAVAAVVLAGVGLAVDRFDAAHPAPTHLMYAMDAGTGQARWLSHETDPQPWTDGYVDGVTDVGDEFPGLGDGELRAGPAQAASLPAPKLEVLADSVAGGERTLRLRLTPQRVARLATLHVDTSTATVLRAEVAGRSVPVEPRAGRWGFGLVFHAPPAEGIEVTLTLRPIAGQVALRAMDASDGLDALPGFRPRPPAVGVVGSHSSEMLAVARTYPL from the coding sequence GTGGGCGCACCCCCCACCCCCGTCACGAAGGGCAGGCCGGCCCGCACGGGTCCGGACGTACCCCTCGCCGACCGCGCGCTGGCCCGGCCCCGCCGGCGGCTCGCGGCCGCCGTGGCCGCCCTCGTCGCGCTGGTCGCCGTCGGCGCCGGCGGCCTGCTGGACCTGCGCACCCCGGCGCCGAGGTCGGCCGACGCGCCGGTGGACGCGTTCAGCGCCAGCCGGGCGTACGAGGACGTCCAGGTCATCGCAGCCCGGTCGCACGTCGCCGGCAGCCCGGCCAACGACCAGGTCCGCGCGCACATCGAGCAGCAGTTGCGCGGGCTGGGCCTGGAGACCGAGGTGCAGGACACCGTCGCCCCGGAAGCCGGCCAGCTCAGCGGGGCGGCGGGTGGGGCCACCCTGGCCCGGGTACGCAACGTGGTGGCCCGGCTGCCCGGCACCGACCCGACGGGCCGGGTCTTCCTGGTCGCCCACTACGACTCGGTGCAGACCGGGCCGGGCGGCAACGACGACGCGGCCGGCACCTCCGCCATTCTGGAGGTCGCCCGGGCGTTGGCGGCCGGCCCCCGGCCGCGCAACGACATCGTCTTCGTGCTGACCGACGCCGAGGAGGCGTGCCTCTGCGGCGCCTCCGCGTTCGCCGCCAGCCATCCGCTGGCCGCCGACGGTGGGGTGGTGCTCAACCTGGAGGCGCGCGGCTCGACCGGCCCCGTGATCATGTTCGAGACGTCCCGGAACAACGCGAAGCTGGTGGACGTCTTCGGCCGCGCCGCCCCGCACCCGGTCGGCACCTCGTTCGCCGTGGAGATCTACCGCGCGCTGCCCAACGACACCGACTTCACCGCGTTCCTGGACCGGAAGTTCGTCGGGCTGAACTCGGCGTACATCGACGGTGGCGCGATCTACCACACGCCACTGGACACCCCGGCATCGATGGATCGGGGCAGCCTCCAGCAGCACGGGGACAACGCGCTGGGTCTGGCCCGGGAGTTCGGCCGCACCGACCTGACCGACCTACGCTCCGGGAACGACGCCACCTACTTCCCGGTCCCCGGCGGGCTGGTCCGCTACCCCGGCTGGCTCACCCTGCCGCTGGCCCTGCTGGCAGTGCTCGCGGTGGCCGCGCTGGGCTGGCTGACCCGTCGGCAGGGTCGGGCCAGCACCGGCCGGCTTGCCGCCGGCTTCGGGCTGGCCCTGGTGCCGATCGTGGCCGCGCCGCTCGCCGCACAGCTGCTCTGGATGGCGATCACCGCGATCCGGCCGGGGTACGCCGAACTGCTCGACCCGTACCGGCCGATCTGGTTCCGGTTGGCCGTGCTGGCGCTCGCCGCAGCCATCCTGTTCACCTGGTACGCGCTGACCCGCCGCCGGATCGGGCCGGCCGCGCTCGCCGTCGGCGGGCTGGCCTGGCTGGCCCTGCTCGGGGTGCTGCTCGCCGTGGCGGTGCCCGGCGGGGCGTACCTCACCACCCTGCCGGCGCTGGCCGGCGCCCTCGGCGGGCTGGTCGCGCTGCGCACCCGGCAGACCGGGACGTGGCCGGTGGTGGCGGTGACCGCCGCCAGCGCGGTCGGCGTGGTCATCCTGCTGCCCACCGTGGTGCTGCTCTTCCCCGCGCTGGGGATGGCCATGGGCGGCGTGGCCGCGCTGGTCGCGGTGCTGCTCGGCCTGGCCGCGCTGCCAGTGGTCGACCTGCTGCATCCGCAGGCCGGTGGCCAGCGCGGGATGCGGGCGCTGCGGGCCCGGCGGCTCGCGGTGCTGCCGGCCGGGGCCGCCGCCGTGGCAGCGGTGGTGCTCGCGGGGGTCGGCCTGGCCGTGGACCGCTTCGACGCCGCCCACCCCGCACCCACCCACCTGATGTACGCCATGGACGCGGGCACCGGCCAGGCCCGCTGGCTGAGCCACGAGACCGATCCGCAGCCGTGGACCGATGGCTACGTGGACGGGGTGACCGACGTCGGGGACGAATTCCCCGGGCTCGGCGATGGTGAGCTGCGGGCCGGCCCGGCGCAGGCGGCGAGCCTGCCGGCGCCGAAGCTGGAGGTGCTGGCCGACAGCGTCGCCGGCGGCGAACGCACCCTGCGGCTGCGGCTCACCCCGCAGCGGGTGGCGCGGCTGGCCACCCTGCACGTCGACACGTCGACCGCCACCGTGCTCCGGGCCGAGGTGGCCGGTCGGTCGGTGCCGGTGGAGCCCCGCGCGGGCAGGTGGGGCTTCGGGCTGGTCTTCCACGCCCCGCCGGCCGAGGGGATCGAGGTCACGCTGACCCTGCGACCGATCGCCGGGCAGGTGGCGCTGCGCGCGATGGACGCCAGTGACGGGCTGGACGCGCTGCCCGGCTTCCGCCCCCGGCCGCCAGCCGTCGGCGTCGTCGGCTCGCACAGCTCCGAGATGCTGGCGGTTGCCCGCACCTATCCCCTGTGA